In the genome of Streptomyces sp. 846.5, the window ACGATCAGCTACGCCGACGGCGCACGGGACCTGTTGGAAATCCATGGAGCTAACCCGACGTCATCCCACTCCTGGCGTTTTTTCACCATAGGCACCTACCCGAGCGACCCGAACCAACCGTCTCCGGCCATCATGCCGAATCAGCTGTCCCCGACAGCGAGTTGACCTGCATGAAAGGTGTTGCTCGCGGCACATGGCGTGAGTACTGTCGCCCGGCATGACCCCGACCCTGCGCACCGAACGCCTGCTGCTTGCGACACGAGGGACAACATGAAGGACGAGCGTCCGATCAATTTGCGAAGACTGTGGCGGCGGCCGGTAAAGCTGGCCTTGACTGTGCTGTGCTTGGGGGTCTTGATGATCGTCGCCGGAATCGTCCTGTTCCGGGTGAACTTCCATGCATACGCCCTGAACAGCGGCGCCATGTCGCCGACCCTGCTAAGCGGCGACGTTGTGTTGGCGGAGAGCGTCAGCTCAGCCGCGCTGCGACACGGCGACGTGGTCCTGGTTGAACCGGTGGGGTGGTTTACTACCGGGCCTATCTTCAAACGAGTGATTGGTACCGGCGGTGACCGAATAATCTGCTGCATCTCTGGACAGGTGACGATCGACGGGAAGCCGTTGAGCGAACCTTACGCACCTTCAGCAAGCGGCGGGATGCCGAACTATTCGGTGACCGTTCCTGCCGGTCGAGTCTTCCTTCTCGGGGACAATCGCGCGGATTCCATCGACTCACGCATGTTCCTGGATCAGGACCAGGGCACGCTCCCAACATCGGCCGTACTCGCGCGCGTGGTGTGGACATCCCGCGGCGGCTTTGAAGTCGGGGCGTCCAAGGCTCCTCTGGTCTATCTAGCGGTGGCTTCCTTCGGAGTTTTGTTCCTCGTTCTGGGGCTGCTGGCTCTGCCGATCACCTTGATCATCTCCGCACGCCGGTCGCGGGCGGTCAAGGATGAGCCCCTGCCGACGAAGATGTAGGGAACCT includes:
- the lepB gene encoding signal peptidase I, with amino-acid sequence MKDERPINLRRLWRRPVKLALTVLCLGVLMIVAGIVLFRVNFHAYALNSGAMSPTLLSGDVVLAESVSSAALRHGDVVLVEPVGWFTTGPIFKRVIGTGGDRIICCISGQVTIDGKPLSEPYAPSASGGMPNYSVTVPAGRVFLLGDNRADSIDSRMFLDQDQGTLPTSAVLARVVWTSRGGFEVGASKAPLVYLAVASFGVLFLVLGLLALPITLIISARRSRAVKDEPLPTKM